The nucleotide sequence CCTGTAATTGTAAATtgtggaaattcttttattaaattgttCATGTATTATATGTTTTTCTGTCGATTGTAACAAGTGGTCTTTAAAACGTGGGTCTAGTAGCATGCTGTAATAGTATATCCAATTACTTTGAATAATTGGTTCAAAACGTTCCTGTaagtaaaatattatatttttgatttaatataatttcttatgtttattttttaatattgttttattgTAGTTTTccgataaataattaaaattaccttCAATGCATTTTGAACGCTGTTGgaaatatttgtaattaatgCGTTTTCTGCCGATTCTTCTTTTAATATATGCATTAATGCAAAATACATGGGGAAGTAGTGGGATATGGTAGGATACGAATCTCCGCTCATATCTTCTGTTGCCTCTTTTAGTGGTTCAAGAATCATTCTAAGGGCTTCCATGAAATTCCATTCTTCTATACTTAAATTATCTGGCatgtattcttcacataatatTACATTCAACGATTTTTGTAACACAATAAATCTTTTGAACATGGCATATGTCGAATTCCACCGTGTATCTACTTCCTGAATTAATACTAATGGTGTTTGTTTATCGTCTAAGGTTTTCTGTACATTCAGAAATTTTTCTCTAGCAGTGGTCGGCATTTTTTTCGGAGGTCTTCGTATTCTTTACGATTTTTCATGGCAAATTTTATTACTAATTGTAAACAATGCCCGAAACAGGGAATCCTCGTCCACTTTTCGTATGTATTTATTGCTTTTGCCATGTTGCGACCATTATCGGTAGTAAAAAATGCAGGTTTTTCTATGTCAATATTCCATGTTTGCAGTGAATTTAATATGGTGCTTTGTATGTATTTGTGAGTATGCTTTTCTGGTACATGTTCTAAATCTAGTATATAGTGTTTTAACTCAAATTCCGGTGTTATGTAGTGTACTGTTAACGACATGTAACTTTGCACAGCTCGCGACGTCCAGCCGTCCGTCGTAAATGCAAATATAGTGTTGTTTGTTATTGCTAATATGAATTAAACAACATGTCatataaaaaaacaaagaaTAATTACAAAACAAAGTATTACTAAAATATTAAGTCGAATTGATACCTGTGGATATTTCCTTCTTGAC is from Colletes latitarsis isolate SP2378_abdomen chromosome 4, iyColLati1, whole genome shotgun sequence and encodes:
- the LOC143341124 gene encoding uncharacterized protein LOC143341124, with translation MYEDLEVHVKKEISTAITNNTIFAFTTDGWTSRAVQSYMSLTVHYITPEFELKHYILDLEHVPEKHTHKYIQSTILNSLQTWNIDIEKPAFFTTDNGRNMAKAINTYEKWTRIPCFGHCLQLKTLDDKQTPLVLIQEVDTRWNSTYAMFKRFIVLQKSLNVILCEEYMPDNLSIEEWNFMEALRMILEPLKEATEDMSGDSYPTISHYFPMYFALMHILKEESAENALITNISNSVQNALKVLLYLCGWLQC